In Dysgonomonadaceae bacterium zrk40, one genomic interval encodes:
- a CDS encoding sodium:solute symporter family protein produces the protein MHTIDILIFIVYMLFVLGIGIYFLRKNKNADDYYVGGRSMGSSVIGLSVVATDVGGGFSIGLGGLGFLMGLSGSWMLFTGLLGAWLSAVFLIPKAGKLSKRLKLYTFPQLFEFFYSPRVALLAGIISAVGYIGFTSSQLLAGAKLASATFEGLDMTTALIFMGVIAVAYTAMGGLKAVIYTDVVQWIILLAGLILIGIPLGYHAIGGMEAIRATLPEEFLKLNNIGWPTILNWAVTIIPIWFVGMTLYQRIYATRTPKEAQKAWYIAGAFEWPIMAFMGVILGLFARVAFENGMFAYMGFAPGEMMDAEMGLPLLLRTILPVGLMGLMMAAYFSAVMSTADSCIMAASGNIESDILKKIRPLPKSKRARLIQSQLITLGIGLLGLLIALRMENVLELMLHSYAFMVSGLFVPVLGAFFTKRGSATGAFWSMITGGATTLTLTLLSVKLPYGLDPNIFGITAAAICFLLLSKLFPGRRNVID, from the coding sequence ATGCATACAATCGACATCCTGATTTTCATTGTCTATATGCTCTTCGTGCTGGGCATTGGAATCTATTTTTTGAGAAAGAACAAGAACGCCGACGACTATTACGTGGGGGGCCGATCGATGGGCAGCTCTGTGATCGGCCTCTCGGTGGTAGCTACCGACGTGGGGGGCGGCTTCTCCATTGGCCTGGGGGGGCTGGGCTTCCTGATGGGCCTCTCCGGCTCCTGGATGCTTTTCACGGGACTGCTCGGTGCCTGGCTGAGTGCAGTCTTCCTGATCCCCAAGGCGGGCAAGCTGTCGAAAAGATTGAAGCTCTACACCTTCCCGCAGCTGTTCGAGTTCTTCTACAGCCCCCGCGTGGCATTGCTGGCCGGCATCATCTCCGCGGTGGGCTACATCGGTTTTACCAGCTCCCAGCTGTTGGCCGGTGCCAAGCTGGCATCCGCCACCTTTGAGGGGCTCGACATGACCACCGCGCTCATCTTCATGGGGGTGATCGCCGTCGCCTACACCGCCATGGGTGGGCTAAAGGCGGTGATCTATACCGATGTGGTGCAGTGGATCATCCTGCTGGCGGGATTGATCCTGATCGGCATCCCACTGGGCTACCATGCCATCGGCGGGATGGAGGCAATCCGCGCTACACTGCCGGAGGAGTTCCTGAAACTCAACAACATCGGCTGGCCCACCATCCTCAACTGGGCGGTGACCATCATCCCCATCTGGTTCGTGGGGATGACCCTCTACCAGCGGATCTATGCCACCCGCACACCCAAAGAAGCACAGAAAGCGTGGTACATCGCCGGCGCTTTTGAGTGGCCCATCATGGCCTTCATGGGTGTGATCCTGGGGCTGTTTGCCCGGGTGGCGTTCGAGAATGGCATGTTCGCCTACATGGGCTTTGCACCCGGTGAGATGATGGATGCCGAGATGGGGTTGCCACTGTTGTTGCGCACCATCCTGCCGGTGGGGCTGATGGGATTGATGATGGCGGCCTACTTCTCCGCGGTGATGTCCACTGCCGACAGCTGTATAATGGCAGCTTCCGGCAACATCGAAAGCGATATCCTGAAGAAGATCAGACCACTGCCCAAGAGCAAACGGGCCCGTCTGATCCAGTCGCAGCTGATCACCCTGGGGATCGGACTGCTGGGATTGCTCATCGCCCTGCGGATGGAGAACGTGCTGGAGTTGATGCTTCACTCCTACGCCTTCATGGTGAGCGGTCTCTTTGTACCGGTGCTGGGTGCTTTCTTCACCAAAAGGGGCAGTGCCACCGGTGCTTTCTGGTCCATGATCACCGGTGGGGCCACCACGCTAACCCTCACCCTGCTGTCGGTGAAGCTGCCCTACGGACTTGATCCCAACATCTTCGGCATCACGGCTGCTGCCATCTGCTTCCTCCTCCTTTCGAAGCTCTTCCCGGGAAGAAGGAATGTGATCGATTAA